Within Lagopus muta isolate bLagMut1 chromosome 1, bLagMut1 primary, whole genome shotgun sequence, the genomic segment ATGCTGAAAGCACCCATGCTGATCTCTCCATATTGAGGTGACACCATTTATTGAGTTCTCAGTTCCTCTCATGGATATTCCCGCCCTTTCCAACATAGATGCTGCAATTCAGCTTGGGATGAAGATGGAAGCATGATTGCAAAATGTGAGTTTCATCACTGCAGCTAGCTTTAATGTAGGTACTGCCTTCTGGTCTTGCTGATAGGCATTGCTGTGGATCAGCATAACTAGATGGATCCTGAGCGCTGAGGGCTGAGTCCAGCTGTTTCAAGTCAAGGGTTGACCTGCTCAGCATTGtgttgaatcatagaatcatagagtcattaaggttggaagggCCATCTAGTCTAATCATCAGTCTATGCCTGTGACCACTCTACACtatgtcactcagtgccacatctacccttttcttgaaaaaaaaaagcccaaggTTGTTGAGCTATTTGGTGGCTCTAACCAAAGTCTTTCAGCAGCTATCGAAGAAATATCCTGGTCAGACACTTGTCTGAGGGCATCCTGAGCCTAAACCTTGGAGGACTGGAGAAGGGCTTGCCTGAAAAGCCTATGCACTACATGATCAAAGTCCACCTGTACACATCACTCCTCAGCTGGCAAGGGCCTCTTTAGGCAGCAATTACTCCCTCTGTGATTTCCACATCTTTAGACAGGGAGAGCATCTTTGTACCTGTTTAGCCACTTTGTGTTACGTGGGCTGtggtttttctttaattcaggATTAGGTGCACTAAACTTGGATTTATTATCTTGCAGACTCCGAGCCTCACATCAGGAATGAGCCACAGCAGGATCTCCCAAACTTTCCTGCTGGAATGTTTCCGACCACATCCAATTTCCTGGATTAAGAGTTGCTTATTAggctcctgctcctgctgactcCAGGATCTCTGCTTTCATTAAATCAGAATGGAAATTTGTTCCCCAGTGGTGAAGATAACCCTGCAAAAGTTATCAAAGAGTGTCTAGGCATTGTAACTTATCTGGGAGAGCCTGAAATTACAGCTTGGGGAAGCATGGATGACTCTTGCTCATGCTAATGACAGTGGGATGTATTGGACACACCTCAAAGTGCTGCTGGGGTGTTCCCCAAATTGGGGctccccacctccacccccGCTTTGGCCACTCATATCAGGCTCCATCTCACCCCCAGGGCATAAACCCCATCCAGGCACAGCCTGTTTGTTGCACCTGGTTTCCTAGTGACATCTGTGAGGCTGCAGGATGGGCATAACATCCTGGCCAGCTGCTGGGTCATGGATGGGAAGCAGCTGTGCCAATCCATGGACATGGCTGACTGATGCCGTTTAGGTGCCTTCTAGTATGCCACAACAATGATAAGCCACCAATGATGATAGAAATATTAAtggtaccaaaaaaaaaaaaaaagacaagcctTTGATCAACTCAGACGTGAATCCCACAACAGGTGACTTATCTGAGAGATTTCAGGCCATTGCATTTTGGTTTAGGAGCATCTGGCACAGGGTAGCAAGCAAAGGAATAGCAACCCAAGCAGGGTAGCAATCCAAGGAATGGTGGCCTGATGCCTTAGGAAAGGATGcccttatttgttttttgtttgtttgtttgttttgttttcattttattttgttttgttttgccagaGATATTCACTGTCACAcactgcccagagcagctgtgggtgtcccatccctggaggttcagggccaggttggatggggccctgggcagcctgagctggtggacggcagccctgcccacaacACAGGCTGGGACTGAGTGggttttaaggtcccttcccaacagttctgtgattctgtgattctatgttgcTCACAGTGGTACAGCTCAGATGGGGTGTCCAACTCTGACATGAAGTTTGAAGCTgataatatttcttattttgaaaacaagcaaacaaacaagaaatcaaaTTCTGAATGTTGTGAtcaatttccatttttccttaaatgaaTACTTctgaataaacagaaagaaagaagaaattagaaGCGTTGGGGTGCAGCgtgctttgctctgctgtgcaaacacagaacagaagagaCTTCTATCCTGACCTTTAAGCAGTGAcatgttttgaaagcagagcTCCAAGCTCAGCAGATGCTGACGAGAGggaaagcactgctgccacTTGGCTGGACCTTGGCTAATGATTTCCGTAAGGCCTGCAGCATCATCCCAGTGGTGGAGAGAAAGGGAATATGACCCTGTGAGGAATATTCCCAGGCTAATCGTTAATGCTGGGAatacaagggaaagaaaatgcaactgcacgggtgctgcaggaggcacaGGTGTATGGATGCAGATGTGCAGGAGAGTTGCAGGCTACCAACTGGCTGCAGTAACACTGCTGCAATGCCTACATCAGCATCCTCACTGTAGCTAAGAGATCTACTATTTATTGACTCTATTTCAAACCTAAACTACCTGCTGAGGCACATTACCTGTCTGGGGCTGCTGTCTGTTAGGAGTGACTTTTGAGACACGCTGGGCAGAggtttgtttgctgtgtttaaTATGCAGATTGCAAatgggtgctgtgctggaacATGTTGAGGCAGCCCAGGCACTGGTTTCAGCTCTTCCAGGAGCCAAGGCTGGGGAGCAGCGTGCTCATGGAATACAGGCACGTTCCTCCTGCAACACCCATGGGACCGAAACTCAGCCACGATGTGTGTACAAAGCAGGCTGCAAAGGTGATCCCAAAGCAAGGGAACTTGAACTGGCTTTGCTGGTGGGATGATGAAACTCTAAAGCAAACCGAAGCCAGCATGCTTCTTGACCCACCGACATTCCCTCAGAAGTCCCAGTCTCATCCCTCATTTCGTGCCCCATTCTATAGGGCTGCCCTGAGCCCTGTTGGatagcacagcctgctgccatACAGGCGGTTGGAACAATTGCTCTCCTGCTCCTAAGATTCCTGTTCTGCACTGGGATGAGCTGCTGAAATGGGAGAATGTTTCGACACAGCTGGGCAGCCTCCCTTCCCTGAGGCACAGCAGGCAGAAGAGACGTGCTGCTTGGGGATGGAAAGTACTGTGCTCCGATGCTATCGCGGATCAGAGGCAGTGGGAAATGCTGGGGCGCGTCATCCCATGATGCTCCCACCCATGAGAAGGGGATCACGGCTCCCCGTGGGGCTGGTGGTGCTCTCCAGGGACACATGGCATTGCGgtggtggggctgtgctgctctcctgggaCATCTCCCTCCTTTCAAGAACCACGCGGATGTGGCACTGAGCGGCATGGTTAGTGTgcgtggtggggatgggctgaagattggactaggtgatcttagtggtatTTTTCAAACTTAGTGATCCTGTAAGTCCATCAATTGTTTTGGATGAGCCCTATATGGCCCGTAGACAACTGGGCCATGGGGCATGTACTTTCCTCTGTGCCAATGCACTGAAACAGTGGTTGGAGAGCTTGGCCAGTTGTGGGAGAAAGGTCACCTTCACACAAGCACTTACTCCACTCCCTCTTGTAATAATCTATTTTGGTGCCTATGAAATATGGAGCTACATGCTCATTTCCCCATGGCCATCAAGATTTGCATGTGCATGAGAGTCTCAAATCTTACAGTCTAGGAGTTTTCTTGTGTAGGGTAGATTATCTTCAAAACACCCGGACATCTAAGAGGTACAGCCTTCAGGCTCTTGGGCACTTACTTAAGAACAGGTGACAACCAGGATGCGATATTTCCATTCCCACCAAAGCAAGCTGTGAAAAGCAGGGAGATTCTCCTGGCCTCTGTACTCATGCAATGTGCTGGTGCTATAATGCTCTTCCTGCCCTGCAAGGAGCATCGTGAGTGCAACAGTGGAGTTGGAGTGGCGCATGCTCTCTGCTGGGCTCCTGCTTCCATCCGCATGAGAAATCTCTGAGCTCGATTTTGGTGGAAAGATGCTGTTCTCTGTCTCCCAGAGGATTGTGGAGTGGTCCAGAAAGTGCCAACCCCCAACACACCCCTTGGCAAGAGCCAAGCTAGTGCGTGTTCAGGACAAAAGCTATGGGGAGGAAGGTCTGTGAGCAAGCAGGCACCAGCCATGACTTTCCTAGAGAGAAATGCGTACGGAGAAATAGTCTCACCCCTTCTCAACAATAGCAACATCAGCATGgatgtgtgctgtgtgccaggGCTCTCAATGCCTTTGGGGACTTTGTGAGCCCCTGACAAGATGCAGGGAGAAATGCCATtctcagcacagaaacaaaggcgGTTGTTTCCCTTTGCCTGTTCTTTCAGGATAAAGGGAAGGGAAACCAGTAGAGAGCTAAAAGGGGCCTCCTCCCCATGCAGGACTTTACTTGGTCACCCTTCAGGTCCCAGACACCCTTGGGGTCCCAAGTCCTCTCTTGAGGACATGGAAGAGGTTGGCAGGTCCCAGGGATACAGAGGCTGGGGTCAGGCCAGCCTCAAAACACAGGGCTCAGCCTTCTTTAAACTGAGGCAGCCAGCTGGGATGTTCTCGAGGACTGGTCCTGGATGCTGACCAGCTCCTCACAGAATCACTGCTTCCACTTTGGGAAACTGGAGCTCTGGCCACATTTACAGTACAGTGGGAGGATGTGAAGAGCCCTGGACAGGAGAGTATCCCTCAGAGTTAAgccaagatcatagaatcatttcagttggaaaggacctctaagatcacctggtccaacctCCAGCCCATTgctaccatgcccactaaccacgtccctcagtgccacatccacacagttcttgaacacctccagggatggtgaccccaccacctccctgggcagcctgtgccttcagcactgctcttttggagaagaaattttccccaatattcaacctgaacctcccctggtgcaacatGAGGCCATCACTTCTCGTCTTATCACATGTTACCTGAAAGAAAGAACGATGGGTGGGCAAGTGGTGATTTCAGCTTTGAAACTCTGTGGCAGAGAGGGGCACCGTGGCTGGGCACAGAGTAAGGGGAGGCATGATGGATGATGCCAAACGCTGCAGGCTGGCCCAGATGGAGCTGATTAAgtgcacacaaagcacagccGTGACTTGGAGCCGTACCGTGGGGCTGGCAACTGCACTGCACGCCGTTCACTCCCTGGGATGCAGCCCTGTGCTTGttggctgccagcagccccaaGCTGGAAACATGGGTgagtgagctgctgctgagtggggctggggggggaagCAGGCAGAGCATGATGAGAAACAGTTTCAAAGGGAACAACTCCTTTCTATCTAATTGCATTCTTCTTCTCTTGCCATGCCCAACACTGAGGCCTCTGGGTGTCTTAAAGGATATGAGCTGGTGCCTGATGGAGTGGATGGTGGCAGGGGTGCATGGCTCACACCCCATTTGTACAAGGAACTCGACAGGCAGTTGCAATAGAAAGGAGAAAGgcaactaaaagaggggagatttaggtttggttttaagagaaaatctttcactcagagagcagtgaggcactggcacaggttgcccagagaagctgtgggtgcccgggtgccccatccctagagactCAAGGCCGGTTTGGATGGGGTcttgggcagctgagctggggggtggcagccctgcccacagcattgggtgggactgggtgggcttgAAGTTCCCCTCCaatccaagtcattctatgattctatgacacctGCGGGTGGAAAGTGGCCTTGGGGTTGAGAAAGACTACTTCTGGAGAGAGTTCTCCTGAGCATCTCCTGAGCAACATCAGGCTGTCCATCCAGGTAACTGAGTAGAAGGCAGCTTAAAACCTTGCACCAGCAGATAGGTTTCCAGCGATGCTGGCTCAAGGGCAAACCTATGGTCAAATGGGAgtcacagtgcagcactgctccatgAACCAGGGCCTCTCACCCCTGAAACTGCTGAGGGAAGGCAGTTCATGAGACTGCCTGTGGTGGATTACAAGGCAGTGAGCTAAAATAGCCCGAGCTCTGCTGGAGGGGTACAGCCAACTCATCTCATGAGACGTGACAGTCTTCAGGTGACCCAGTCTGTGCAGACACATCATTCCCTGGTTGCAAATGGAAGCACAGTGCCATCCTTCATACCTCCACCTCTGAAACTCTGTGGGTGCAACACCAGGGCCTGGCATTGCTTCACACTActcctgggctctgctcacagtcAGCTGAATCAACAGCCTCAATGCATTAGGCCAAAGGATGTTAACTTGTGATCAGCAAGTGTCCTGGGACCGTGTTCTGCATCACCTCCCTTGTCTCCATGCTCAAGCCTTACAGAGCTGCCAGTGCTTGGCTACAGTGGTTCACTGAAACAGTCTGATAGAGCTCTCTAGGCTGACATGGTTATTAGTGGCTTTTAATTGCTCTCAACTGGTTCAGCTGCTCAGCATCTTGCAGGGATTGTCTGGAGAGCCAAAATAGCCTGTCTACCAGGAGCACACATTATTTGTGCGCAATTCCAAGGCAAAGTCTAACAGCCACACAAGTCTTGGGCTGCTTGGCAAGCTTGCTTGGGTCAGAGCCCAGAAGGAAGGAATAGGTGACATGGGAATGGTAACGGGGTACCTGAGAAGGATGGAGAGGAGGAGACCACACCTTGCGTAAGGATCAAGGAGTGGCAAAGCGTGCAGCAGAAGAGGAACCCAACcgcagtgctggaggaagggCAGATTCTGGCTGCTTCCCCAGGGCAGGCAGGAACAAGCTGCTGCCTCTtgccaccacctcctcctcctcctcctccccacgcCGGCTGCTGTGGTACAGGGTGGTGCCGAGGCGCCTGCCTTGGCAAAGGGGCATTCTCACTGCAGGTTGGGCAAGTATCGAGTGAGCTCCTGGGATCAAGAGCCTGTTTTGGCTCCAATGGAACTTTCCCATGTAACAAATCATCCCTATCCTGCCagatccttctctttcttttactATCCCATGTGGCTGAACACTAACAACATCCCAGCCCGTGATTATTAGTTCCTCATATTAAAGGCATCTGCTCACTGATCAGTATCTTTAGACCGATTTGTTGTCTTTCTGTGGATGTACTTCCAGGATGAAATGACTAGCTTGTAGGTGGTGGGAGAGCATGGATATTGCCTAGCTAAACATCAGTATGTCCTATGACATTGCCTCCCGTAAGATCCTTTATAGAGGCGAACTACAGGTTGGATGAGGAGACAGCAAGGTGGGTCAAAAACTAGGTGAATGGATGAATCTAGAGAGCAGTGATCAGTGGCAAGAAGTCTAGTAGTTATTAGAATTAACTAGTAGTGTGCCCCAGGAGTCAGTACTGGGGCCAGTCCTGTATATAACGTCATTACTGATCAAGGTGATGGGGCAGAGCACATCCTCAGCAGATTTGCAGCTGACACAGAACTGGGAGGAGCAACTCACAGAACAGAGGCttgtgctgccatccagagggacctcaagaggCTGGAGAAATGAGATGACAGAAACATCGTGAAGTTCATCAAGGGGAAATAAGAAGTCCTGCTCATGGGCAAGCATAGAAAGCAGCTTGGTAGAAAAGGAGTGGAGGGTCTTGGTAGACACCAAGTTAAACATGAGTCAGCAATATGCCCTGAGCCAGAAAGGTGACAGTTTTTAGTGGTGCTCAGTGTCAGGACAaaaggcaatgggcacaaattgGAACCATCTCAACATCAGGAAACGTTATTCACTGTGTGGGTAACGGAGCACTGGCACACATTGCCCAGAGGCTGTAGACTCTCCTCCTTGGAGGCTTGCCTTCAAATCACTATGCACAGACAAATGGACACAGGCCTCTCCCTCGGTCTTGCCCAGAGCAGGCGATGCTCTGCAAGTTGCTGCTAGCATCACCACCCAGCAATTGCCACAGTAACCACAATTATACAAAGATTTTGGGGCTCTTTGGGTaacaaacagctgctgtgtgcctcaTCGCGCTCTTGtcctcactgcacagcaggaTAGGATCGTGCAGTTTTCCAAAGGTGAAGACAGAAACGTTTTCTATAGAGCACCAAAACAAGCTTCCATCCACCCCATCCTCCCATGTGTTTCCATGGCTTCATTCTTCACAGACTTGTTCTCTGTGGCAACTGTGTGATTTCGTTAGCCACCAAGAAATGAATCTACCCAGGCAGAAAGCCATCACTTATCTCAGTTTCAATAGCAGATGTGATCTCCAAAGACCCCTCAGCACCAAAGGACTTAGCTCAAGGCGAATGGAAATCTGAAGGGCTTAGATGGAGAACTCACCATCCATCAGGGACAATGGGAAGGCACCTGTTTTCTAATAAGATCTACCCATGCTCACTTTCATGATGCACAGGAGTAATAGTAGCAGAGGGAAGCCAAAGAAAACCAGTCCGGCAGGTCTGATGGATCCCTATGTTGCTGATCTTGGCCTCACTCAGGGCAAGAACAGTCCAGTGGCTAAAGACAGTGCTTGTCTTGGGTGGCTCTCGATTAAGCAAGCAGATCTAGCAAGGCACATTAGATCTTGGGCCTTGCTTTACTTGGGGATACAAGTGTGGATCAGGAGCTTGCCAAGTACCATTCCTCTGGTCGTGTAATTGAAGATGGGAGacacagcagagaaacacaTACAAAGGGCTCCAATTAAGATGCAGGGAAGCTTCAGAGAACTCTTTGGATGTCCTTGTATTTTTGGAGTTTTTTCTCCCCCCTACGTTATCTGAGGTGAGGAAGAAGAACACCAAGGACAAAGAATTGTCCTAGTAAGTTGCATCTAGTTCTGCTGCATGAGCAGTAATTCACTTATAAGTGAGATCTTCCATACCCTCATCAGATGAGACCTTCAAGGGCTCAGAGATGGCCAAGCCGTTCTCATCTTGATAGGAATGCAGGAGAAGACAGGAGGTCATTTCCAGCCTACGCTCACACTTTATTATATCCAGAAACACGGTGAGTGTAAGAACATCAATATAGGACACAGACAGTAAGGGAGGCCCAAAGAATCTGCCTCCTGTCCCCTTGGTTCAAACAGTAAGCATTATTTATACAAATAATACAATATTTGAACAATAAATAATTTagtataataaataaatttaaaaaaaaacaaaacatagaaaGACGAAGCAGCAAGGAATGGTTTTGAGGGCTGCAACATTCACAGCAGTAACAATAGCAACATCATACCCACACCTCAGCAGCCAGAGCACAGACCCCCATCAGCCCTTTTCTCTCACCACACCATGGCAAAATCCACTGAGGAGGGGAAGTAGGGGAGAGTCGTAAAGTTCactcctgctgtgcttctgtggtCTAGGAGCCCTCTCTCACAAGCCCCTTCAGCAGGGGTACTTGAAAACAAGGTACAACCACAGACCGACTGAGTCTGAGTTGTTTGGCACAAAAAAAGGGACAAGGAcagccttttttccctttctgcagtcatttctgACAAATACTGGCATAGCTTTTAGGCAAGTCAGGTCAGGGAGTGATAGGGAAACACCTCTAaggaacagcagagagaagacaATAGATGAGGTGATGCTCTCATTCGCTTATTCACCTGTGGGAGGCAGAGATGCTCTCATTCACTGCTCCAGAATGCTTCTTCAACACACCCTGGCACCGATGGAGATGGGTGGGTGGCAGTGGGTGATACCCCCAGCCATTCCCCTCCCATGGAGGGGATTACCATAAggactgcagggctgcagctcagacGCGAAGAGTTTCAGAGCAAAGGGACAGCAGTAAAAGGCCGCCACTGGTTATCTAAGAGAAAACCGTTAAGATAGCTGTTCCCTAACccctgcagcaggagaggcCACACACTAAAACACTGTTCAGACCCCCATGTCAACCTCAAGGCCTCCAGCTCTCTCCCAGAGATGCTCGTACTGGCACATGAGGGAGAAAAGGACTCTGTCATGGGTGGCTctcagcagaaaggaaacaacTTTAACCCTGCCCCCCTCTTCTCCTGTCTCCAGAAAAGGGTACCGGAACGTGAAGAAACCAGGAAGTGAGGGAAATGGGTggtgagagagaaaatggaacAGATGGAGATCTGGGATGGGGAACCCGACTCCTCTGCTCTCGCACATAAAGACCACTACTCATCCAAGCCTGGTATCAACTCTGCAATGCTGTTTACATAGTAATTGGGCACCATATccttggcagcagtgctgtcgCTGGCCATGTAAGCCAGTGCCTCTTCCAGGCGGGAGACACCCGTCAGTGTGAGGATGGTAGAGAGGCCGCAGTTCTTGCCAAAGAGGATATCTGTCTCCAGACGGTCTCCCACCATGAGGGTACGGGATGGGTCAATACCAAAACGCTCCACGATGCAATCAAACATGTAGGTGTTGGGCTTCCCCACCACCAGTGCCTTGCGGCCTGAAGCTGTTTCCACTGCAGCTGTGAGACTGCCAGTCCCtggggggaaaggaggagaaaaagatatAGGGGCAGGTAGCTCAAGTGAGAGTCCTGTCATCGAATCACTAAGGCTCCAAAATAGCTCTAAGATCCCTCGTTGAACctccagcccatccccaccatgcccactgaccatgtcctcagtgccacatccacacggttccggaacacctccaggtgaccccaccacctccctgggcagcctgtgccaccgCAGCAccgctctttcagagaagaaattttccccaATATCCAATCTGAGCCTCCCTTGGTGCATTTTTCTCGGCCCATCATTGTTACTTTGGAGAAAAAGCTGACCCCCAACTCCAACTTCTTACAACCTCCTTTCTGGTCTTTGTAGAGGGTGATGAGATCTCTTCttatcctcttctccagactgaactgaaccccagttccctcagccacccCCTATCagtcttgtgctccagacccttcaccacctttgttgtccttctctggacacactccagagCCTCAGtgtccttcttgtagtgaggggcccaaaactgaacacagcactcaaggtgcagcctcacagtGTTGAGTACAGAGTGACGGTCACCTCCCTgtttctgctggctgtgctatTACTGATACAAATCAGGATGCTATTGCTCTTCTTGGCTACCTTcttggcacactgctgacttATGTTCAGTTGGCTGCCAACTAATAAGCCAAGAAAGGCATGACAGCAATTCCAGCAGCCCTGTTGCTTAGGGAATCTTGTGTACCTTTCTGATGGCCAATACAATAGCCAATCCCATCACCATGACATGGCCGTGAGCTGGGGAGCTCAGCcccagtcatagaatcatttcagttggaaaggaccactaGGATCATCTGaaccaaccaccagcccatccccaccatgcccactgaccacatccctcaatgccacatccacacagttctggaacacctccagggatggtgactgcaccacctccctgggcagcctgtgccactgcagcaccgctcttttggagaagaaatttttcccaagatccaacctgaacctgccCCGATACAACTAGATGCCATTCCCTCTTGCTCTATTCTGTTACCTGGGAGATAAGGCCGACCCCCATCTCACCACGACCCCCTTCCAGGTCAATGCAGAGAGCAATAACGCCCctcctgagctcctcttctccagagctcacagccccagcccctcaCAAGCCCCACACCACACAAGGGCGCTGCGGGGCTCACCGGGGGTGCGCTGCCCATCGCTCAGAGGGTGCCATGGATCGGGGTCGGTGGCCACCAGCATGCAGCGCGGGTCTCGCAGGTAGGCGCAGGCCTGGGCCAGCTTGGCGAAGGTGAACTGGTCGTCGTAGCCCACCAGCACGGCGTGCACCTGCTCCGCTTCCTTCTCGCCCTCTCCCACCAGGTGCAGCCCGGCGTTCCGCACCTCGCCCCGCAGCCCCTCGCCGCCCAGCACGAAGACGCGGCTCACCGCGCTGCCGTCGCCCGCCCCTCCGCTGAGGAGGTGCTGGCGGAGGAAGAGCGCGGAGCAGAGCGCGGAGCTGAAGACGTGCTCGCCGCGGACGCCGCGAAAGCCCAAGCGGCTGAAGCGCAGCTCCAGCTCGGCCACCGAGCGCCGGCTGTTGTTGCTGACGAAGAGCGCGGCCTTGCCACTGCGCTGCAGCCGCTCCAGCAGCTCGGGAGCGCCGGGCACGGCGGACTCGCCCGCCCACAGCACCCCGTCGCAATCGAAGAGCAACCCCTGCGCCGAGCCCAGCACTTCCCGCAGCGCCGCGCCGCTCAGCCGCCGGCAGCTCGCCATGCCGCCGCCAACGGCCGCCGCCGCGCTGCGCCACGCCCCGACGCTGAGCGGCACCGCCCGCCGGCACGGCTCCGCCAATGGGAGACGGGAAGAGAGAAGAGTGACGGCGGCGCCAACCTATCGACTGCAGGGAGAGGGGCGTGGTCGAGCGGAGGGAGAAGCGACAGCCTCGCCGTCCTATCGGCTGCCCAGAAAGGCGGCCGGGAGGCGGGACGGAACTAGGGCGCGCTGGCTGATTGGCCAAGGGCACCCCGCAGCTCGCTGGGGCAGCCGCAGCCGCCGTTACAGAGAGGGTCGGGCTGCCATACCGCTCCGGCCCGTGGCAGCGCTCGCGTCCCAGCGTTTATTGAAATCGTGTAGTCGTTATACGTACAGATATATACACGTCCACATGGGTTCGCAGGCATATATATCTTCTTAAAAAATAGAATCTTCTCACAGGCAAACCAACCGTACCTGTTCGTGGGCTCGAGGTGACGCGCTCTGAGGCAACGTGAGGCAAAATGGCGGCTGCGCGCTCACCTGAGCCGCGCCAGGCCCTGGTGCAGGGCTCTGCACGATGAGGCATTTCT encodes:
- the LOC125685578 gene encoding chronophin: MASCRRLSGAALREVLGSAQGLLFDCDGVLWAGESAVPGAPELLERLQRSGKAALFVSNNSRRSVAELELRFSRLGFRGVRGEHVFSSALCSALFLRQHLLSGGAGDGSAVSRVFVLGGEGLRGEVRNAGLHLVGEGEKEAEQVHAVLVGYDDQFTFAKLAQACAYLRDPRCMLVATDPDPWHPLSDGQRTPGTGSLTAAVETASGRKALVVGKPNTYMFDCIVERFGIDPSRTLMVGDRLETDILFGKNCGLSTILTLTGVSRLEEALAYMASDSTAAKDMVPNYYVNSIAELIPGLDE